From Treponema sp. OMZ 787:
CCGGCTTAAAACTTGGGGAAGACAATCCCTATGTTGCCGCCTTTGCAGGATCATACGACCGCATTTACATATACCCAAGCCGTTCCATCAAATCAATCAAGGACCCGAAACTCTTGGAAGAAGAATTAAAACGCAGCAAGATGATAAATCTCGCTTCAATGCGTGCCCTCGAAAAAGCAAAAGAAGAAGGCAGGGTAATTCTTGTATATCCTGCGGGTACAAGATACCGCCCAGGAACCCCCGAAACAAAGAAGGGTGTAAAAGAAATCGACTCTTATATTAAGATGTCAGATATAATGCTTTTAATTTCTACCAACGGAAACTGTCTGCGCATTTCCGATTCCGGAGATATGACAGAAGATACTATCCATAAAGATAGGCTCATTTTTGATGCAAGCCCCGTCATAAACTGTGAAGAATATAGAGAAAGGGTAAAGGCCGAACACTCGGAACTTACAGGTATCGACAAAAAGCAGGCCGTAGTCGATCAGGTAATGGCCGACCTTGAAAAAATGCACGAAGCAAACGAAATCGGACGGCTCGATTAGAAAAAATTTTTATATTAAGGAAAGATTGTGACACATACGTTTTATGTTGAAGTAAGAAGCTACGAGCTTGATGCTTATAATCATGTAAACAATGCAGTTTACCTAAACTATCTGGAATATGCCAGAATGCAGTTTTTAAAAAAAATAGGCTTTGACTATATAGGGATGATTGAAGAAGGCTATATGCTCTATGTATCCCACATAGATATCAAATACAAGCACTCTGCCAAACTTTACGATAAATTGGCCATTGAGGTTACCCATATGGATTTAGGTAAGGTGTCGGGAACTTTTTTGCAGGTAGTAAAAAATGAAGAAGGAAAGGTTTGTGCAGAAGCAAAGGTAACTTGGGCCTGTGTTGACAGCACCGGCCGGCCTGTTAAAATCCCGGAAAAATACTTGGTTCCCGGTCTTCAGCCTTAAAAAACAATAAAGATTTAAACTTTTTATTGACTTAATTTCTGCAAGGTATTATATTCTATTCCGTCTTAAAAAATTACCTATGGAGTTTTATTTTATGAAATTTTATATGAAATCTGTTTTAAAAGTATGTTTATTGATTGCAGTTCTTTCATCGGCAAATTTATTTGCGATGGGAGCAAAAGAAACACCGGATAACGGCAAAAAAAATGTTGCCGTTACCTTCGATGCTATGAAGGAGCTTACTCAGGCTGTTGCAGGAGATAATGTTAATATTTCGGTTATCATCCCGCCCGGGATGGAGGCCCATGACTTCGAGCCCAAGGCAAAGGACCTAGCCTTTTTGTCAAAGGCCGATATCTTGGTATATAACGGCTTAGGCATGGAATTTTGGCTTGAAGAGGCCGTAAAAGCCGTCAACAATAAAAAACTTATTATGGTTGAAGCAAGCTCAGGAATCGAACCGATTCAAGCAGGGCATCATCACCATGATGAACACGGCGAAGACTGCGACTGCGAAGCTTGTGCAGGAGAGCACGAACACGGCAAGGGGCATGATCACTGCCATCACGGAGAATTCGATCCCCACACATGGCTCAGCCTTTCTTCGGCAAAAATCATGGTTAAAAATATCGAAAATGCTCTTAGCAAGGTTGATCCGGCAAATGCAAAAAGCTATAATGAAAATGCAAGTAAATATATTTCCGCCCTCGATACCCTTTTAAAAGAATATATCGAAAAATTTTCTAAGATTAAAAACAAACACTTTGTAACGGGGCACGCAGCCTTCGGCTATCTTTGCAGAGACTTTAGCTTGGAGCAAAATTCGGTAACCGACATCTTTAACGAAAACGAGCCTAATCCGAAAGAGCTTGCAAAACTTGTCGAGTATTGCAGGGAGCACAATGTGAAGGTTATTTTTACCGAAGAAGCAGCAAGCCCCCTTGTTTCAAAAACCCTTGCTGCCGAGCTTGGAGCCAAGGTTGAAAAGATTTATACAATCGAAAGCCCCGAAGATAATATGAGCTATCTTGAACGCATGAAAACGAATTTAATGCGGATCTATGAAAATCTAAAATAAAAAAATAAGGCGGTCTTTTAAATTAAAAAAAGGCCGCCTTAAACTCTTTGGAGAATAAATGAGCCATTACCTTAAAAATATCTTCAAAATTAAGAGTACATTTTCCCTAATGTTCTTATCTTTTTTTTGTATCTTTTTATCGGTTTCAAGAATTTTTATAGCCGAAAATTACTTTTTAATTTTTTTGGTTTGGAATTTATTTTTAGCCTTTATACCTTGGTTTGTTTCTTCAATACTATACATTTCAAAAAACAACAAAAAAATAGTTTTTATTATCTTTTTGCCCTTATGGCTTATTTTTTTTCCTAATGCCCTTTATATCGTTACAGATTTTATCCATTTAAAAACTGCAGCCTCTTCCATGAGGTGGTACGACTTAATTCTCTTATTTTCGTATAGCTTTACCGGCCTTTTTTACGGCTTTGTAAGTTTGGACTTTATCGAAACAAAGATTAAAATCCTTTTTAAGTTAAAATTCACGCAAATCTTTTCGATTATTATCATCTATCTTTCAGCCTTCGGCATCTATCTGGGCAGATTTTTACGCTGGAACTCATGGGATATGATAACAAATTTAAGCTCAGTACTATCGGATCTTTTTTTACCAATAAAAAACCCCTTTATCCATGCCCGCACATGGGCCTTTATTTTATTGCTGGGAACGCTTTTTAATTTGCTTTATGCATCCTTTAAAACTTTTAAAAAAGATTAAAAATCTCTCTTTATAATAGTTTTCCTCTTGACATGAACATACTTATGAGCTAAGCTATAGTATATTAATACAATATTCAAAAACAGGAGGAATTTGTATGAAAAAATTAGTATTAACGGTTATGCTGATTGCCATGGCATCGGCATTATTTGCACAAACACTACAAACACCAGCAACAACAGAAACATGGAGCAGTAATCTGTGGGACTCTGTTTCTTTTGAAAGGGAGGTCACAGCTAAAACCTTTTCAAATGAAATTGACAAGGCTTTTAGCCCGAATGCGGATTTCGGTCTATACGGACAGCAATTTATCTACGGAGGCTTAGGAAACCCTCTCAAACTAAACACCTTGGGTTCATTGCCGATAGGAGGCAAAAAATTTAATTTCGGTTACTACCGCCCCGGCACCATGCCGATGTCCTATTACGGTACCTTTGACGGAACAAGGCTTGCTAACAGGCCAATCTCAAGTTTCAAAAAGGACTGGAATGACCAGGCGGCCCATACCGATTTAATTTCGACAGAAAAAACCACCTACAACAGGGTACCTCTAATTGGGGAAACCGACAGTACCTTTAGGTTTTTAATAGGTATCGGCAAGGATAAAAAAATGGTTACAGGTTTTTATTTTAATATGCAAAGCGATAATACCGGCTACACTCCTACAAATTTTGTAAAAACTGTATATACACACAATAAAACTCCAGATAACTCATATACTGAAAGCAGAACAAACCTCAATACTGCCGGTGTGAACAACATGAAAAATCCTGCTACAGGTTTAGCAACTGTAACAGCCCTAAATGTTACAGCAGGACAAGCAGGTACAATGGCCTTTAAAAACCGCTTCAGCATCGGAGTTCCTCTGGCATTAAAAACAGGAGCCATAGCCCATACTGCAAACTTTGATTTAAGTGCCTACTTAGAAGACAACAATGCAGCTTACAAAAACAATAAAAAAAATGAAAATATCGAGTATAAATATACAGGCTTTAAATCACATGTTGCCTTAACTGCTTCTTACGATTTAGAGATGCCTGTAAACGATAGAGAAGGCGATATGTGGTTCGGATCTGCCCTACTCGGTATTGATTTTAAAAATAATCAGCACAACTACAAATACGAACATAAAGACAAGCAGATTAAAGCAGATGCAAGTAAAACCTCAAGTCCTAAGCTAGGTTTTAAACTTGAAGCAGAAGGCGGCCGCCTATTTAATTTTACATCACCCAAAAAAGCATTCACATTTAAATTAAGCCCCAGCCTTAAACTTGGGCTTGATACCAGAATGACATCAACTGCATATGAAGGATATAACACAAAGATAAAAGCCAACTACTCCAATTCAAAAGCATCGGGAGCTGCTGATGTTAAGAGCCTGTCATATACCAAAGCAGATAAAACAGGTTTTTATCAAAATACCACAACTCTCAGCACCGAGATCAAAGCACCCATGGGCTTAAAGGTATTACCCGAAAATTGGAAGATAGGCTTTTTATTGGGAGCAGACCTGAGTGCAAAATACGAGGTTACAATAACCAGAAACACAACCAACAATCATAAACGAAACAATGTAGAAACGACAAAAGTTACTCTAGGAGACGGCTCATCTCTTCCTGATACAAATGTAAACAATACAGATTACCCGGGTACTACTTATACTTCGCAAGGTACTATAAACTCTTCTGCATTTACTTTCAACGAACAGCACTATTTAGGATTTACAATCCCCTTTGAAGGCGGAGCCCACCTTGACTTCTTTATGACAGGAACTTCTGGTGGATGGTTAATAAATGTAAACGACTTCAGAATCCAGGCCTTTATCCCCCTTGGTGCACCCAAAGAAAGGGTAAAGACAGCAGCTAAAGAAGTTAAGGCTAAAAAATAAGTTTTTAACCTAGAATCAACAAAAAACGCATTTGTTTAAAACAAATGCGTTTTTTTTATATATTTCACTTGACAAATACGGTAAGTGTGCTACAATTAAATTAGGAGGGAGATGTGAGTATCCGCTCTTAGCGGTTCAAAGCACAACTCCCATAAGGGGCATGACTTCATGCCCCTTTTTATTTTTTTAATAAGGCCGGTAAATCGAACCTCAATTTCTACGCCTTATTTTCTAGTTCTTTAATTCGGCAAGATATGCTAATAAGAACTTCCATACTCGTTCTACCGATGCGATGTCCATGTGTTCATTCGGCGTATGTACATCATACAGGTTGGGACCGAAGCTGACAGCATCGACAGTGGGGAGGGTCTTTTTTAAAAGGCCGCATTCAAGCCCTGCGTGTATTGCCGTAATAACGGGTTCTTTTCCGTTAAGTTTTTTGTAAACATTAACCGCCGCATCCCGTACGGGCGAATCGGGGCTGTACTCCCAAGCGGGATATTCCGAAGCCTTTTTGAACTCGGCTCCGCAGCGTTCTGCTTGGATTCTAAGAACATCTACAATTTCGTCAAGGGCACTCTTTACGCTGCTTCGTACAGAGGTTGTAAATTTGATTCTTCCGTCAATTTCTTCCAAAACACCGTTATTTAAACTTGTTTGGACAAGACCGGGGATTTCCATGCTCATGTATTGAACACCGTTAGGAATACCTGCCATAAACTCAATAATGTTGTGCGTAAGTTCTTTTGTAAACATTTGGCCTGACGGATTTTGAGCCTCGGCTGCGGTAAGACTTAAAAGCTTATCGACAGCCCTGTACTCGCCCTTAAAATCGGCAGCCATTTTTTCGACAATCTTTAAAACGGCATCAGCATTTTCAACGGCTATTACTGCATAGGCATCCTTTGCAATCGCATTATGCTTTGAACCGCCTGAAATTTCGACAATGTTAATTTTTTCGTTTTGCTTGATATTGTATAAAACACGGCCCAAGAGCTTGATTGAGTTTGCCCTCTGCTTGTTTATTTCGATACCTGAATGCCCTCCAAGAAGACCGCCGACGGTAACTTTTAAGAATTTTCCCTTTGCAGCTTCTTTCTTTATATCGAAGAACACATGTATATTGGCTCCGCCTGCACAGCTTACCAAAAATACGCCTTCTTCCTCGGAATCGATATTTAAAAGCCGGCTTCCTTGCAGATGTTCATCGGTAAGGGCCATTGCACCGCCCATTCCGGTTTCTTCTTCGGTCGTAATTAAGACTTCAAGAGGCGGATGGGGAATATCTTTTGAATCGAGAACGGTAAGAGCGTAGGCTACGGCTATACCGTCGTCGCCGCCGAGGGTTGTCTTATCGGCATAGAGCATTCCGTCTTTTACAACGAATTTAATCGGGTCTTTTAAAAAGTCGTGGTTTGAAGAAGCCTCTTTTTCGCAGACCATGTCCATGTGTCCCTGAATAATAACCGCCGGAGATTTTTCATATCCGGCAGTTCCGCTCTTCTTTATGATAACATTCATAGCCTTGTCTTGATGTACTTCAAGATTTCTATCTTTTGCAAATTTTACAAGAAAATCGCTGATAGCTCTTTCATTTCCTGAACCTCTCGGTATCTGAGAGATCTCGTAGAACCATTTAAATACTTCTTTAGGTTCGGTGTTTTGTAATGGGTTCATTTTTGCCTCCAAATTAGTTATGTTTTAGGCTCTTAGTATATTATAAAATACAAAAAAAAACAATATAGAAATTAATATACTGAGCGTTCTTAATAAGTCAAATGCAGTTTTCTCGACAGTGTTCTTTTGCAGCATAAAAAATCTTCCTTTCCCAATCGGGAGCTTTTGTATCATACTCCCAAAGAATTGACTGAGAAATTTTTTCTTTTTTGTGGGTTTCATAATCTGCAAAAAACATATCATACCTCCCGAGTTCCAGTATAGCATATTTTTGTACATTTTTCCACACAGCAACAAAGCAAATAGCCGCAAATAAAAAAAAGATTTAGCTTCAAGTTTCCGATAATCGTTTGCCTGTAAGCTAAAAAGCTGTAAGCCATAAATTAAAAGATTCTCTCATCCAGCCGGCTACATCCATTCCGTAAACTGATTGTAAAATCTCTCCGGTTAAAATATCTTCTTTTTTTCCGAATGAGGCAATCTTTCCATCCTTCAAAAAAAGGAGCTTATCGGCAAATTGAAGGGCTAGGTTTATATCGTGAAAGACTCCGATTACGGTCTTGTTTTCCGTTTTGCAAATATCTTTTAAAAGATAAATCAGCTCGGTTTGATTTTTTAAGTCCAGATGATTTGTAGGCTCATCCAAAAGAATAATCTCGGGCTCTTGGGCAAGGGTTCGGGCAAGATAGACCCGCTGAAGCTGACCGCCTGAAAGTTCATCTATTTTCTTTTCTCGTAAGCTCCAAACATCTACAGCCCTCAAACATTTTTCTACATAGGCCCTGTCCTTCTTCGAAAAAGAACGGAAGGACGAGTTTTCAAGGCGGGCATAGCGTCCCATCATAACCGTATCGTAAACGGAATATGAAAAGTATATCGAAGAGACTTGGCTTAAAAAAGCGATTTTTTTTGCTATATCCTTATGCTTTATACCTTTTAAATTTTTACCGTCTAAAAGGATCTCGCCCGAATAATCTATAAGACCTGCAAGGCTTTTTAAGAGAGTCGTTTTTCCGCAGCCGTTGGGGCCTAAAATGCAAAGACTTTCTCCACACAAAACCGAAAAAGAGATTTCCTTTAAAACGGCAGTTTTTAAATATCCTGCATAAAGTGATTTTGCTTCTATCAGAGGATGATCCATAAGAGTTAAGCCCTCCTCCGGCCTTTAAAGTAGACATAGCAAAAAAACGGGGCACCTGCGATGGCGGTAATTGCTCCGACGGGAAGCTCTTGGGGAGACAAAATCGTTCGCGCAATCATGTCGCAGAGCACCATGGATGTGCCTCCTATGCAAAAGGACATGGGTATAACTATCTTATGCCTTGCCCCGAAGAATTTTCGTACAAGGTGGGGAGCTATCAAATCGATAAAACCGATTATACCCACAAAGGAAATTACAGCTCCTGTAAGGGCGGAAGCCGAAAACAAAAGAGTCCATTTTATATTTTTTGTATTGACTCCCATGGTTCTAGCTTGTTCCTCTCCGAAGGTAAGCAGATCCATCTCGTGCGAAAGAAAGGTAAGAATCAAGGTGCATCCCGCACAGATAGGCAGAAGGACATTAAAGTTTTTTATGTTTTGGCTTGCAAAGCTCCCCATCTGCCAAAATATGAGCCGTGCCATTCCGTCCCTGTTAAGGGCGATTATAATGGTTATAATTCCGTTTATAAAAAGAGAAAAAACTATACCGGCTAAGATAATCGTCGAGTTTTCAAAATTCTTATCAACCAAGGCGGCAAATTTAACCGAAGTGTAGACTGTAAGGAGGCCTGCAATAGTGCCTGCAAGCGGAAGGGTAAAAGCGGGTATTAGAGGGAGATAGAACCCCGTCAAAATTACCAGAGCGGCTCCGAGGGCAGCCCCCGATGAAACACCCATGGTGTAAGAAGAAGCCAAGGGGTTTTTTAAGATGCTTTGCATGACTGCCCCGCTTACTGCCAATGCTCCTCCTGCCAAAAAAGCGACCAAAACTCTTGGGAGCCTTACATTCCAAACAATCGCAATAAACGTCGATTCGATACCGGCAATTTCTTTTTGAGCTATTTTAAAAAGGATGATTTTAATTATATCTTGGGGCGGAACAAAGACCGAGCCTATTCCAACCCCTAAGATTAAGACAAGGATGCAGGCTGCGATTGAGCCTGCAAGCTTGAATTGAAGTTTCATTATTTATAGATTTCAGGATAGACGGTCTTAGCCATTTCCTTTAAGGCCTTGATAATGTTGTGGTTAGGTCTTGAAGAAGAATTATTGTCAACAGCAAAAACCTGTTTACCCTTTACGGCTTTAAGAGAAGCCCATCCTGACCTAGCCATTATTTCATCAATGGGGTTAGGAATATAGTTTACATTGGTTAGAATTACATCGGGATCCTTTGCCAAAACCATCTCATCAGAAACAGCGGCCCAGCTTTTTTGATCGGCAAGGATATTTTGAGCCCCGATAATTTCGATCATCTCATGGATAAAGGTTCCTGTTCCCAAACTGTACATATAAGGAGCGGCTCCTATTTCAAAATAGACCTTCTTCTTTTTGCCTTCGGCAATAGAAGCTCCTTTTTTTCGGATTGCTTCGATTTCATTCTTCATGTCTGCAATAATTTTTGCTCCGTTTTTTTCTTGTTTTACGACGGCAGCTATGTATGCAATGTCAAGATAAATCGCCTCAATACTTGAAGATGAGGGAATGTTGATAACGCAGATGCCTGCATCAATCAAGGGAGAAAAAGGGGTGTTTCCCTTTGCATTTGACATGCCCGAAATAAAAACAACATCCGGCTTTAAGGCGATGAGTTTTTCGGCATCAGGCTTCATCATATCAAAGTATGGAATATCCTGCTTTAATAATTTATCTTTTTGAGTGTTAGTATCGGCTGCGATAATCTTATCGGCGGCACCTAAATCTATAAGGATTTCGGTGGTAGACGGAGCCATCGAAATGATTTTTTCAACCTTTGCAGGTAAGGTAATTGGAGCTCCTGCCCTGTCCATCGTTAAATTAATCGAGGGAAGGCTTGCTTCTTTTGCGCCCCCTGCAAAAACCATGGTGCCGGCTGCCAAAAGCAGGGTCAGCACAAAGAAAATTTTCTTAAACTTGTTCATAACCTACTCCTAAAAAAAGTTTTTTCGAGTAATTTTGCAGAATGCACAACTACATACAATACCGATAAACAGCGAGGCAGATGTGCCGAACTGTTTATCGAAACTCCTAAACAACTTATTTCCTATTGGCTAAGGCAACGATTCGATTCATCTCGTTATTGATGATCATGTAGCCTTCGTCAACACCCATACCGGGTTTTGCAAGCTGCTGGGCAGCTCCTGCTGCAACAGAGCAGTTTACGATAACTTCGGCTGAGCGGTTGGTTTCGTTACATGTACCTCCGCAGTAGGCTCCGACTCCCTTTTCCTTGCAGTAAAGGATGGCTTCGATTGTGTTGTTAATTCCTCCGAGGTCTGGGGTCTTAATCTGAATCATGTGGCCTGCGCGGTTATCTGCAAAGTACTGAATGTCTTCGAGGGTGTTGCACCATTCATCGGCAACAAGCTCTACCTTTACGCCGTTATCGTCAAGGCTCTTTGTAAGAGCTGCAAGCACCTGCATCTGCTTTTCTCTGTCGCCCATATCCATGGGGCCTTCAATTCTAAGTTTAAAAGGAGCGGCAGCTTCTTCCAAGGTTTTAAGATAGGCAGTCATCTTGGGGACATCATTATTTGTAAAGTCTCCGATTGTGCCGTATACATCAATGTGGAAAATAGGATTGTAGTCCTTGCAAGTTCTCATGGTTTCGACTCTGTTTTTAAGCCACTTAACATA
This genomic window contains:
- a CDS encoding ABC transporter substrate-binding protein, whose amino-acid sequence is MNKFKKIFFVLTLLLAAGTMVFAGGAKEASLPSINLTMDRAGAPITLPAKVEKIISMAPSTTEILIDLGAADKIIAADTNTQKDKLLKQDIPYFDMMKPDAEKLIALKPDVVFISGMSNAKGNTPFSPLIDAGICVINIPSSSSIEAIYLDIAYIAAVVKQEKNGAKIIADMKNEIEAIRKKGASIAEGKKKKVYFEIGAAPYMYSLGTGTFIHEMIEIIGAQNILADQKSWAAVSDEMVLAKDPDVILTNVNYIPNPIDEIMARSGWASLKAVKGKQVFAVDNNSSSRPNHNIIKALKEMAKTVYPEIYK
- a CDS encoding aminoacyl-histidine dipeptidase; this translates as MNPLQNTEPKEVFKWFYEISQIPRGSGNERAISDFLVKFAKDRNLEVHQDKAMNVIIKKSGTAGYEKSPAVIIQGHMDMVCEKEASSNHDFLKDPIKFVVKDGMLYADKTTLGGDDGIAVAYALTVLDSKDIPHPPLEVLITTEEETGMGGAMALTDEHLQGSRLLNIDSEEEGVFLVSCAGGANIHVFFDIKKEAAKGKFLKVTVGGLLGGHSGIEINKQRANSIKLLGRVLYNIKQNEKINIVEISGGSKHNAIAKDAYAVIAVENADAVLKIVEKMAADFKGEYRAVDKLLSLTAAEAQNPSGQMFTKELTHNIIEFMAGIPNGVQYMSMEIPGLVQTSLNNGVLEEIDGRIKFTTSVRSSVKSALDEIVDVLRIQAERCGAEFKKASEYPAWEYSPDSPVRDAAVNVYKKLNGKEPVITAIHAGLECGLLKKTLPTVDAVSFGPNLYDVHTPNEHMDIASVERVWKFLLAYLAELKN
- a CDS encoding 1-acyl-sn-glycerol-3-phosphate acyltransferase, which produces MQQTLMEYVREKLPEITKHKSANHEVTPENVFQKGNSDLAKILDKMVDDLALESSEFRHPEHLEEFLNEVKTGKKGIILAEHYSNMDYPAFINLMKKTGPKGTELAEKCIAMAGLKLGEDNPYVAAFAGSYDRIYIYPSRSIKSIKDPKLLEEELKRSKMINLASMRALEKAKEEGRVILVYPAGTRYRPGTPETKKGVKEIDSYIKMSDIMLLISTNGNCLRISDSGDMTEDTIHKDRLIFDASPVINCEEYRERVKAEHSELTGIDKKQAVVDQVMADLEKMHEANEIGRLD
- a CDS encoding ABC transporter ATP-binding protein; the encoded protein is MDHPLIEAKSLYAGYLKTAVLKEISFSVLCGESLCILGPNGCGKTTLLKSLAGLIDYSGEILLDGKNLKGIKHKDIAKKIAFLSQVSSIYFSYSVYDTVMMGRYARLENSSFRSFSKKDRAYVEKCLRAVDVWSLREKKIDELSGGQLQRVYLARTLAQEPEIILLDEPTNHLDLKNQTELIYLLKDICKTENKTVIGVFHDINLALQFADKLLFLKDGKIASFGKKEDILTGEILQSVYGMDVAGWMRESFNLWLTAF
- a CDS encoding metal ABC transporter substrate-binding protein; its protein translation is MKSVLKVCLLIAVLSSANLFAMGAKETPDNGKKNVAVTFDAMKELTQAVAGDNVNISVIIPPGMEAHDFEPKAKDLAFLSKADILVYNGLGMEFWLEEAVKAVNNKKLIMVEASSGIEPIQAGHHHHDEHGEDCDCEACAGEHEHGKGHDHCHHGEFDPHTWLSLSSAKIMVKNIENALSKVDPANAKSYNENASKYISALDTLLKEYIEKFSKIKNKHFVTGHAAFGYLCRDFSLEQNSVTDIFNENEPNPKELAKLVEYCREHNVKVIFTEEAASPLVSKTLAAELGAKVEKIYTIESPEDNMSYLERMKTNLMRIYENLK
- a CDS encoding DUF1361 domain-containing protein, whose translation is MSHYLKNIFKIKSTFSLMFLSFFCIFLSVSRIFIAENYFLIFLVWNLFLAFIPWFVSSILYISKNNKKIVFIIFLPLWLIFFPNALYIVTDFIHLKTAASSMRWYDLILLFSYSFTGLFYGFVSLDFIETKIKILFKLKFTQIFSIIIIYLSAFGIYLGRFLRWNSWDMITNLSSVLSDLFLPIKNPFIHARTWAFILLLGTLFNLLYASFKTFKKD
- a CDS encoding thioesterase family protein; its protein translation is MTHTFYVEVRSYELDAYNHVNNAVYLNYLEYARMQFLKKIGFDYIGMIEEGYMLYVSHIDIKYKHSAKLYDKLAIEVTHMDLGKVSGTFLQVVKNEEGKVCAEAKVTWACVDSTGRPVKIPEKYLVPGLQP
- a CDS encoding iron ABC transporter permease, coding for MKLQFKLAGSIAACILVLILGVGIGSVFVPPQDIIKIILFKIAQKEIAGIESTFIAIVWNVRLPRVLVAFLAGGALAVSGAVMQSILKNPLASSYTMGVSSGAALGAALVILTGFYLPLIPAFTLPLAGTIAGLLTVYTSVKFAALVDKNFENSTIILAGIVFSLFINGIITIIIALNRDGMARLIFWQMGSFASQNIKNFNVLLPICAGCTLILTFLSHEMDLLTFGEEQARTMGVNTKNIKWTLLFSASALTGAVISFVGIIGFIDLIAPHLVRKFFGARHKIVIPMSFCIGGTSMVLCDMIARTILSPQELPVGAITAIAGAPFFCYVYFKGRRRA